The genomic interval atcagcctgattgacttttactttgacaatccacgtttcacctgaaagctcaaacccattcaccaccttgATTTAttacatggggaacatgagatttatttcccagctgGTTacgaatgaaaactcgtgaaaatgatgacaaagtttATTATCAGCCGCAAAAGGTTGGATCTGCCTATTTCCTCTTAACACACCTCTTAATTAAGGGATGTTTGTTAAGTTAATTcttatgtttttgtgtggataatGATGAGGTCTGGTAGAAGGGATTATCTTTCATGAGGATATAAAAACCAAGGactgtgtgtgagtttaataCATGTCCCTTGCAAAGATATTGATTATGTTATAACAGTCAcctgaatttgtttttaatcctggtgTATTAAgttctttcaaatgttttttttttatgttcacTGCTCAAAGTATGCCTGGCACAAGAGTTTATGTTTTGAAAGATATATCATCCACAGACAATGTATTCCTAATAACACAGTGATTACTGGTATGAGTCACTTGAAATTCCAGCCTTTCTTAGGGGCAGTTGTGAATACCTATCCTTCAGGTCATTTAGGCCAATTaatcataaaaaaaatctttgtgttTCAGCCATGGGGCGTTACTCCGGAAAAACATGTCGTCTGCTGAGCATGCTCGCCTTGACTGCCAGTTTTTTCCTGGTGGAGATCATCGTAGGTTATGTCACCAACTCCATTGCTCTTGTCGCGGATTCTTTCCACATGCTGTCAGACGTTGTGGCTCTCATTGTGGGCTTTGCCTCAATACGGGTGGGTCTTTCTGTCTATTTATCTTTGCGTCGtacctgtctgtctttgtgctTTTCGTGTGTAATGCTGTGTCTTCAGACCTGTTTTAACAGTGTGCCACTctcttctttctgtttgtgtcttCTATtcttttctcactctctctgcctctctctctctctctctctggcttaaCTGTTTTAGTTGTCATTTCATTTCCATGCACTAGAACACATGCAAGCATTCCTGTGCGCATACACTgactgatctctctctctcttccctgaCTGTCTCTAAAAGACATACACTCTCTTTCAgtgtctctaactctctctctctctctctctctctctctctcaaatacactaatatttactctctctctctctctctctctctctctctctctctctctctctctctctctctctctctctctctctctctctctctccacaagcAGTTTCATTTTCTCATTTGTAATCTTTCTTTTTGCTAAACAGATAGCCAAGTGGCCGTCGCGGAAAAACACCTACGGGTGGGTGCGAGCAGAGATCCTGGGAGCCCTGGTGAACGCAGTGTTTCTGTTGGCGCTGTGTTTTTCCATCCTCGTAGAGTCTCTCAAACGTCTGGTGACTGTGGAAGAAATCGAAAAACCCGTTCTGCTTCTTATTGTTGGTGTGTTGGGCCTTGTCATCAACCTCATAGGCCTGGCCCTGTTTCACAATCAAACCCACGGTGAGACCTCGACtgagttttacagtggaaccccccttttacggcttccaaaaatctgagaaaatcaggtcttaaaaaggagggagtcttaaaatgggggtaaatttacagaggttatgaacagaaagtctgagaaaacagggtcttaaaagggagggagtcttacagtggggggtcttaaaaagggggggttccagttGTACTTTAGGTGGACAGCTTCCTCCAAGTTCCTGCGATTGCTCAGATTGTTTTGCTTAAAAAAACAGGTGAACCTGTCTTGAAGGACTATCTTAACGACCGACCAAAAGTGTTCTTTATTATAGACATGTGTTCACTACGGAAATGTGAATTATTTCTGGGGGGGAAACTTCAGGGTttgtacaggtcatggaaaacctggaaagtcatggaatttgatttttgattttccaggcctggaaagtcatggaatttcaattcaagtcatggaaagtcatggaatttaacaaaaataagaaaggaagaaaaattaacctttagcacgccagcggcgattttcgttgcccagccattcccccccccctcctttgccagccagcagcgatttgcgtcgccagcagaaggcttgttcgtatgaccaacttctcgttcgtatttgcatacgagaataacggtatttttaacggcacttgagccaaagcgaggctcacttccttccgttatctcgtcgtgtcgtctgcgctgcatttgagtcggtttcgtcgaagttttctgcttttgtttttgcatcgataaagtactttagcgcttcgacaagcaagatggaggatgatgagtttgaaactttctttcgagttgtttcttgacaacaaaaagtatgcggaattggaacgaattaccgaggaagatcttcgcaatgaactgtgtatcgcggtgaaaaaaatgacagttcgtcaagtcacagtgacggttacgaaacggaatttacgaaagtgcagatggatacaaacagtggctggtccaggaaaaaaattgaaatatcatatctctgaaactattcatcggatttgattcaaactttataggattattctttacatcaaattatttacatctgtattgtgttgtgaatagcaatttcttcctgtccatctgatgcctcatataatattcagaactgcgaaagtgactcgatcgagcgtttgctcttcttgtctcagaaaataattgtttctttctgacCAGAATGTCCTTTGTTGTTGGTAACCACACTACCAGTGTTTCTGAACTTATCAACCAAGCGTGTGATAGTATGACGATGTGGTATTTTCTTTCCAGGGTGTTCGCGTCGAAACTGTCTTTGAACCAGAGTAGGCGACTACAGTTCCACAATCTTGGTCCTCTCTTCGACGGAAAAGTGATCGTAGGGGTCCATTCTTCTGTCAGATAAAACTTACAGGTCTTCTGGATATATCACCTGAAAatcagaaagaaacaattattttcttagaaaatatgagagtttgattttgtccctctttttgtggCCCACGTCATCCAGCAGCGCGGGGCCTGGATTGAACATGTCATCAATTACTGACAAGAGCAACCAAATGTTCTTCGATTTCGAAATGCTTTGGTATAATAAAAATTTGAGATGTTGTCCACATCTGGTGAAAAAAATCTTGCGAAAATTCTTGTATTTGTAGAAACTATTACAGTTTCtttttgtccctctttttgtggTACACCCTGTATGTCCCTTGAACTGTTTCCCTCACATCTGATTCAGTAATTACCTCTGTCGTTTCCTACCTGTAGCAATCACTGTCAGAATGTGTGCACATTGTGTTGTATGTACCACATGGTTGAAGAATCAAAAGGAGTTTAACACAAGACCAATGTGAGATTATTGTTCATTTCTATTGCAGGTCATTCACACGGGGGTGGGATGTCCCATTCCCATGGCAACAAGCGCAAGAGTAACCACGACCCTGACCCTGACGAGTCCAAGTCTCTGGTGGTCAGTTACAATCAAACACACGGTGAGAACTCAACTGAGTTTTACTTTTGGTGTGCTGCTTCCTCCAAGTTCCTGCCATTGCTCAGTGTTGGGCTTTTAGAAACAGTCGAACCTGTTTATAAGGGCCCTCCAAACAACAGACCAAAAGTCTTCACTATAGACATGTGTTAAATTCTCTACGGAAATGTTTATTATTTATGGGGGAAAACTTGTCGAGGGGTTGTTTGGTTGATCAGTTGCAATgaacaggtggtcgttatcaagaggtttGACTGTAATTACTAGGGTCTTTATATAGATGTTAgatgaaactttttttctttgttttcagcCTTCTCTGTTGGTGCTGTTCACGTCCACCCCCATGCCCCaccaaaaaataataaacaaatgattaaaaaaatgaaTAGATAAATATGAAATAAACTGAAAAGATAAGACTGTACTGCTGTGAAGTGATTGCAACACATCAATAGCTACATGGGTGAAAgtagcccgtcaattgactgaaatccgtcaatctgaaaataagtctgacggaaattccgtcaatccgcaatttttatttaaatttttttttatttatttatttttttttttttaaatttttaagcGGAACGCGTTTTTGAACTGCTATGCGGTAAACCCCGTAGGTGAGGTTTCTTCGCTTTCGGATTCGCTCTGcatcacgataaaaaaaaagttctcgcgttttggcaggcattacgaagtggtgacacgatttctgcgacaaagataccggttttgacggaaaacgcatggacagatcttattgatgctggtctagccaacaaatggcgatgggactggttggagttcatgaaactaaaactgtgtgtgataagtttggtgcttgaaactcaagtgcttttccttgagaactttgcactataagagatgctactgcttagttgctactttgtgcagtgctacatcatgctgtttgcatgtgtgacattctgtttcatcatttatttcaatgcctgtctggcaatgtttgcttcttataattaaatatttcgaacttttatttcagttgttcagttgttcagtttctatttcatttagtaattggctgttgtcaatgttaattgttatcaattgtgtcgttgtgttggaagatgcaagtgtgaaaagatacaaaagaaaaatgattacttctgtgaattgttttgattttgtttaccctttttaccatatcattagaatctgaaggtatttttttgacctgcatgatagtgacaaaaagtgtatttttttgccaggaaaggccacaaaatcacaatgtataatgcaaaaattcgttttcggccggggggcgttgcccccctggaccccctaacggggccctgccccgtaccccgccagggcctggacggcccctggacccctgcctcaaaaaattttcagtcaatttgattttcatAGGTTTCACCCATGTAGCTACTCAGAGAGATGTCCCTTGAGCTGTTTCCCTGGCATCAGTAATTACCCATAGCACTCGCTGTCAGTGTCAGAACTTGTGCACACTGTGTTGTATGGATCTCATGTTGAAGAGACAAAACAAGTTTTAACACCCAGACTAATGATTCTTGTGAGCTCAAGTCAAAGCTGAATTTCATTTCTATTGCAGGTCATTCACACAGGGGTGGGGGATCCCATTCCCATGGCAGCAAGAGTGACATTAACCTTGACGAGTCCAAGTCTCTGGTGGTCACTCAGAATCCAGACGAATCCCAAGGACCAACGGTTATCATGGAGATATCAACCAGCGCCAGGGCCAAGGCTGGTAAGTTTCCTTTTGAGGGATCTGTCTTTGGTGTACAACTGACCACAAGATTCTATcgaggtacagtggaaccccccttttaaaaaacaaaacaatttaaggccccccccccccccatcttttttttcaacatttagtcacccccccttttttttttaaacatttagtcaagttttgactaaatgttttaacatagagggggaatcgagatgatggtcgtggtttgtgtgtgtatagagtgattccgagaaaactactagaccgatcttcatgaaacttcacatgtgagttcctgggtatgatatccccagacagttTTTTTCCGTTTTTGGATAGAtgcatttgatgacgtcatatccggcttttagtgaaagttgaggcagcactgtcacccccctcatttttcaaccaaattgattgaaattttggtcaagcaatcttcgacgaagtccggactatgggattgcatttcagctcgtaagcttaaaaattagttaattagtttgctcattaaagttgtcattaaaatcgaattttcagaaGCCGATTGAAAATTGATAGCATAGTATTCCTcgtcttctcctgaattcaaacatatcatagaTATGTCGTGTTTACTTTAAACATGAgctcagaatgaaaggaaaTAGGTTCAGTACGTACATGTACTACGCGGTCGCATGCTtggcggagacgagcgtgaccccgGGAtgggttagccgagactatctaaataCAGTCTTGGCTACGACTGGGTTCtcgtgttgatcttttagtttgataccgactgactaaatgttttttatATCGCTTGACGTGGCTTGttaagacctgtttttctcacatttgtggaggtctttaaaggcgggttccactgtacccaaCATAAAAGAATTTGATCTACAAAAGTCAAATGCTGGCCTGCTAAAAGACAACAGACAAGGAAAACTGACCACCCTGTCTTCTTGCAGGCCAACATTTGACCTTTGGCGGTCAATTCAAAGCTTCAGTTACTAATTACATTCTGCTCTCATTGATCAATATAGCTAATGGGGCCGAAATCTTTCCCCATTGCACTTGAAATCACCAATATAAACATATAAAAAGGTTTCAGTGGGATATGTTCATTGATTGGGATGCCAGTGGGGTAATTACACACGTCTAGCTTGTCGTACTATTTGTTACTTTggcacaaaaaaaagagaaaaatttgTTTTCGATGACAAGGCCAAACAAAATTTAAAGGTCGATGGGTTGATTTTTTgattgaattttgttttttacttGCATCAGTGTATGTGTCTTTTTATTGGTTGGAAATTGAGCGAGCAGTGCCCAGAGGAGTAACTTTCCTTGCAAAGTTTGCAAAATTGAATTTTGTCCTTTTTGATAAAATTATTTGTTGAAGGGTCAAAAAAAGTTCTAGGGTCAGGTGGAAAAAATAAGGAactgttttatttttcttggggggcggggggcttACATGATTTCATGGCATGGTAAACACTGAACAGTTTAGAAGTACTGTTGAAATCCACATAactgtggttttgtgtgtgttggtgacagTATCCTCAGCCCAGATGAACATGCGGGGTGTGTTTCTGCAC from Littorina saxatilis isolate snail1 linkage group LG7, US_GU_Lsax_2.0, whole genome shotgun sequence carries:
- the LOC138971087 gene encoding uncharacterized protein → MGRYSGKTCRLLSMLALTASFFLVEIIVGYVTNSIALVADSFHMLSDVVALIVGFASIRIAKWPSRKNTYGWVRAEILGALVNAVFLLALCFSILVESLKRLVTVEEIEKPVLLLIVGVLGLVINLIGLALFHNQTHGHSHGGGMSHSHGNKRKSNHDPDPDESKSLVVSYNQTHGHSHRGGGSHSHGSKSDINLDESKSLVVTQNPDESQGPTVIMEISTSARAKAVSSAQMNMRGVFLHVLGDALGSVVVIISSLIIWKAEGRWRFYVDPAMSIAMVILILSTTIPLLKQSSMILLQTTPNFLDQNQLIAKLNGVPGVLGVHEFHIWQLAGNRIVLSAHITCSNMREYMNIAAVVKDLFHKEGIHSTTIQPEFVEVADEQGTCKLPCIDQNQDCLADTCCGTTPKTRAKDKQRKDRWGGNSGKSMATGSQSAPQQSSGSASLDLPGASRGAEDSIRADNSQRSSLEVVMAVEAEEYKEKV